In the Streptomyces sp. 3214.6 genome, GGGAGGGTGCGCAGGCGGGCGACCGGGTCGTCGTCGGGCAGCAGGTGGGCGGTGCCGTTGTGCCACCGCCCGCCGATCCGCACCCGCACCCGTGGATCGGCCTGGATGTTGCGGACGTACTGCGACCGCTCGCCGAACTCCGAGACCAGCCAGAAGGTGTCGCCGATCCGGCGGCCGCCGAGCGGGGTGCGGCGGGGCCGGCCGGAGACCCGGCCGGTGGTCTCCAGGAGCGTGTGGAACGGCAGACGGCGCATGAGCGGGTTGGCGACGTGCCGCTGGAAGGCGGTGGTTGCGCGGAACCGGAGGTCGCTGGGCGGGGCCATGATCGGTGGGACTCCTTCGCACGCAGGATTGCTGCTGTTGCGTCAATGGTCCCCGATGCCGTCGGCGTGACGAGAGCGGGTGGCCGCACATGCGAGTGGTGAGCCGGAACCTGGGGTGAGCTGGAACCTGTGGTGGCGGTTCGGCCCGTGGCGGGAGGTGTGGGCGGGCCGGCGGCGAGAACCTGGCGGAGTGGCCGGCCGACGAGCTGGGCCTGCACTGCACCTGGGCCGCGTCGGCCGTTCCCGGCCTGGTCATGTTCGACGCCTGGGGCTACGCCGACCCCACCATGTCCGCCGCCACCTGGACCCCCGAAAACCCCTACGCGGCCCGCCTGTTGGAGCCACCCGCCCGTATCGACTACATCCACGTGGGCCCGCCCGGCCCGGCAGGCGAGGGCCACGTCCGCCGGTCCAACGGGCGGGCCAGGGCCCCGTGGACGGCGTCTGGCCCTCCGAGCACGCGGCGGTGGTCGCGGATCTGGCGGAGGGTGAGACGGCGATCATCTGATGGCCGTCACTTGGCCGTCACTTTAGTCCCACTGCTCGTCGGCGAGGGAGCTGACCGGCTGCGGCTTGCCGATGACGGCCAGGGCGATGAAGAAGTTGATCTGGCCGATCGCGATGGTCAGGGTGGCCAGTGCCTTCTCGCCGTAGTGCTTCGCCACCTCGGCGTACAGCTCGTCGGAGACGCGCTCTTTGCCGTGCGGGGCCGGCTGGAGGGTGGCCTCCGTCAAGGCGAGGGCGGCGCGCTCGGAGGCGGTGAAGTACGGGGCGTCCTCCCAGGAGGAGACAGCGGTGATGCGCTCCTCGGACTCCCCGGCCTTGCGCAGAAAGCCGGTGTTCAGGACCGTCAGGTAGGTGTTGCCGACGATCTGCCCGGCACGCAGGTGGACGAGGTTCATCGTGGTGCGCGGCACCGAGCGGTTGCCCGTGGCCCGAAAGAGTGCGGCGCTGATGTCGTTCAGCTCGGGCACGAACTCGGCCGGGTTGGGCATCCGGGAGATGGAGGAGTTCGTCATGGCTGCTCTCCTTTGCTTCGGCCTGGTTGGCGTCTTCACAGCACTGACGGATCGGCGCACGCAGATGTGACAGGAATCGGGAAAAGTTCTCGGGCGTGCTCCGGACCTGGCCATGGTCGCGGCCGGCGCAGACATCGGACGCACTCGTCCAGGCCGTGCGGCCAACCAGATCATGCGGTGTCGAAGGCCCGGGCGACGGCGAGACTGTCCTCATAGACGTGGTGGCGGACGACGAGGCCGCTGCCCTGCTCGAAGGTGAGGTGCAGTGCGAACCGGGCGCGGTAGGCGCGTCCGGTGGAGCGGGCGGTCTGGCGGATCTCGCCGAGTACGACCGCGTCGTCGCCGTCGACGAGGATGCGCTCGATCTCGGTCGCCGCCTGCCCGGGCAGGTGGTGCTCGGCGAGCTCGCGGTAGTGGGCGGCGGCGTCGGCACGGGTGGAGCGGCGCCGGATCCACGGCGTGGCGCTGTGCTGACGATCGTGCTCGTCCTGCGGCCAGTCCAGCTTCCAGTCCCCGTGCTCGGCGTACAACTCGGCGATCCGCTCCGGATCCCCCTCCCCGATCCGCCGCAGCAGCTCCTCGACGGCGGCGCGGGTGGTGACAGTAGGCGTGCCGGACGACATGACCGACCCCTCCCTGATGACGTCGGACACCGCGCCCTGCCGGCGCGGAGACCGCCATTCTCGGTGGCGGGGACGGCTTCACGCGATTACCTTCCACGTAACCGCCTTTACGGCAGCGGGAGTTGCTCCTCCTTAATGTGTTGGTGCTCAACGGCTCAACGGCGAGAATCTCCGCATCGACTGCCGGACCACGGAGGTACACACCCATGAAGCAGCATCGCGCCGCCCTGCTCGTTGCGACCATCGCCCTGACCCCGGCCGTCCTCTTCGCCACCCCGGCGTTCGCCGCCGGCACGACGGCGGCCACAGCGACGACCGCGACGGCGACGGCGACGACCGATACGCCGGTGGACGAGATGTCCGACGAGGAACTCCGTATCGCGATCGCACGCATCCTGGGGGACAAGGACTCCGGCAAGAGGGTCGTCCGAGAGGCCAGCGCCGCCCTCGACGGCACCGCGGACGACATGCGCACCTTCCTCAAGACCGGCTACCGCCTGGCCCAGGCCGAGGACGACCGCGTCGCCGTGGTTCGCATCCTGGGCGACAAGAAGTCCGGCAAGGCGGTCGTCCGGGAGGCCAACAGGGCCCTCGACGCCGGCACCCCGGAGGCCCTGCGCGCTTTCCTGGAGACCGGCTACCGCCTGGCCCAGGCCGAGGACGACCGCGTCGCCGTGGCCCGCATCCTCGCCAACCCGAAGATCAGCGCCGCCCTCCGCGCGGCTGCCAAGAAAGTCATCGACGGTACGCCGGAGGAACTGCGCTACTTCCTGGAGGTCGGCCAGTACGAGGTCAACCGCTAGGCCACAGCTCGAAGCTTGGACGGCTCCAAGGCCACGCGCTCCATGCGGTCCAGCAGGATGCGGTACATCTCCAACTGCGCCTCTGCGTCCAGGAGCGCAGGTACATGGGACTGGTCCAGCGAGACCGTGTCGAGTTGAGGCACGGGGCCGGACGCGTAGTGGATGTTCTGCCTTGACGTCCCAGCCGGTCTCTTCCCGGATCTCGCGCTCGAGTGCCGCCTCCGGACTGATGTCCGGTGGCTGCGCCCCGTCGGGGCTGCCGATCTCCAGGCGTCCCCCGGGCAGTTCCCACTCTTCGCGCTCGTTCCGCAGCAGTAGCACACGTTCACGAGCGTCGAGCACGACGCCTTTCACGGAGACGGGCCAGAGCGGCGGCGTGTACGTCATGGCCGTCCTCGTCCTGATGTGTGTGCGAGGCCGGGCTTTCGGAACGTAGCAGGGGTCCCTCAACTCGCCGATGCGGCGACCGAATTATCCGAGTCGCCGGGTCGCACGCTGGGAGACGGGCCTGCGGTCAGGGCCCTTTGGTGTCCTTAGCCAGGCCGCGATCGTTCAATTGGGCAAGGGAGTCGACGTACTTGAGCATGAGGCGGGCGAACTCCAGGCGGTCGCGCTCGGCCCAGTGGGCGGTGATGTACTCGAACGCTGCGCGCTGGTGGCGCCGGAAGCGCGCCATGAGGTCGGCGCCTTCGGGGCTGAGCAGGAGGACGGTGCGGCGGCCGTCCTGCTGGGAGGCGGCACGGATCAGGTAGCCGGCCTTGATGTTGTCGGTGACCATCCGGCTGGCGACCGAGGGGTCGACGCCGAGGAGTTCGGCCACCGCTCCGACGGTGATCTCCTTGTCGGAGTCCCGGGTGTGCTCCAGGACGATGTTCAGGGCCAGGGTGCGGCCCAGGTCCTTGGCCGAGATGGGGTTCTCGACCTCCAGC is a window encoding:
- a CDS encoding MarR family winged helix-turn-helix transcriptional regulator produces the protein MTTNEPQTAEELLDAVGPAFSKLRRTSLLEVENPISAKDLGRTLALNIVLEHTRDSDKEITVGAVAELLGVDPSVASRMVTDNIKAGYLIRAASQQDGRRTVLLLSPEGADLMARFRRHQRAAFEYITAHWAERDRLEFARLMLKYVDSLAQLNDRGLAKDTKGP
- a CDS encoding ALF repeat-containing protein, whose product is MKQHRAALLVATIALTPAVLFATPAFAAGTTAATATTATATATTDTPVDEMSDEELRIAIARILGDKDSGKRVVREASAALDGTADDMRTFLKTGYRLAQAEDDRVAVVRILGDKKSGKAVVREANRALDAGTPEALRAFLETGYRLAQAEDDRVAVARILANPKISAALRAAAKKVIDGTPEELRYFLEVGQYEVNR
- a CDS encoding carboxymuconolactone decarboxylase family protein; this encodes MTNSSISRMPNPAEFVPELNDISAALFRATGNRSVPRTTMNLVHLRAGQIVGNTYLTVLNTGFLRKAGESEERITAVSSWEDAPYFTASERAALALTEATLQPAPHGKERVSDELYAEVAKHYGEKALATLTIAIGQINFFIALAVIGKPQPVSSLADEQWD
- a CDS encoding nitroreductase/quinone reductase family protein: MAPPSDLRFRATTAFQRHVANPLMRRLPFHTLLETTGRVSGRPRRTPLGGRRIGDTFWLVSEFGERSQYVRNIQADPRVRVRIGGRWHNGTAHLLPDDDPVARLRTLPKANSTAVRALGTGLLTIRVDLSD
- a CDS encoding nuclear transport factor 2 family protein yields the protein MSSGTPTVTTRAAVEELLRRIGEGDPERIAELYAEHGDWKLDWPQDEHDRQHSATPWIRRRSTRADAAAHYRELAEHHLPGQAATEIERILVDGDDAVVLGEIRQTARSTGRAYRARFALHLTFEQGSGLVVRHHVYEDSLAVARAFDTA